Proteins from a single region of Gossypium arboreum isolate Shixiya-1 chromosome 1, ASM2569848v2, whole genome shotgun sequence:
- the LOC108483357 gene encoding uncharacterized protein LOC108483357, whose translation MSNSLSPSVSHSFPPTVSHIRAFPLRATISIPIAVSARTYPSTLHRRFLWIPSPIMSSNTKLAATQPELWQLDDSSDFEKLLSPSGYISICGFGSLLSERSARSTFPNLLNFRVAKLKGFRRVFAHVAPIFFDRGIAKPETKEISSLSVEPCEGETLIVTVFEIQKSEIPAFMERELEFRFLAVLPETLDGEPFANPAVLCTRYSDEEFFQIRCKGNKDIYFQHYGRYNIEKIWRDDILPCRVYLRHCVLAAKNLGDIAYNNFLDHTFLGDRTTTIRTYLATTGSGIMEEEPPESLKSRYGG comes from the exons ATGTCCAATTCGCTGTCTCCTTCTGTCTCTCACTCATTTCCACCAACAGTGTCGCACATTCGCGCGTTCCCCTTACGCGCCACCATCTCCATTCCGATCGCTGTCTCGGCTCGCACCTATCCTTCTACTCTCCACCGTAGATTTCTCTGGATTCCTTCTCCGATAATGAGCTCCAACACGAAACTTGCCGCGACTCAGCCGGAGCTGTGGCAACTTGATGATTCATCCGATTTCGAAAAGCTCCTCTCGCCGAGCGGTTACATCTCTATCTGCGGCTTCGGTTCCCTTCTCTCCG AAAGGAGCGCACGAAGTACGTTTCCGAATCTATTGAACTTCAGAGTAGCGAAATTGAAAGGATTTAGGCGTGTCTTCGCTCACGTCGCCCCAATTTTCTTCGATCGTGGCATCGCCAAGCCTGAAACCAAG GAGATATCAAGCTTAAGTGTAGAGCCTTGTGAAGGGGAGACTCTAATTGTTACTGTTTTCGAGATTCAAAAATCTGAG ATTCCAGCTTTCATGGAAAGAGAACTCGAATTCCGATTTCTTGCT GTCTTGCCTGAAACACTTGATGGAGAGCCTTTTGCTAATCCAGCC GTGCTTTGTACTCGTTACAGTGATGAGGAGTTCTTTCAAATTAGATGCAAAG GAAATAAGGACATTTATTTCCAGCACTACGGTCGATACAACATCGAAAAGATTTGGCGAGATGATATCTTGCCGTGCCGTGTATATCTTCGACATTG TGTGTTGGCAGCTAAGAATCTTGGTGATATTGCTTACAATAACTTCTTGGATCATACTTTCCTCGGAGACCGAACGACCACCATCCGGACGTATTTGGCGACAACTGGTTCAGGCATCATGGAAGAGGAGCCTCCGGAATCGCTGAAGTCCCGCTACGGTGGCTGA
- the LOC108482471 gene encoding meiotically up-regulated gene 184 protein-like yields MGRIGFESLLDSKSQLVLEICSISTTNPIACSHRHHIKHLVQSPFIDWYRLLGVAEDAGSELIKRRYHKLALQLHPDKNKHPKADVAFKLVSEAYSCLSDNVKRRAFNSERWKHICTECSNNNPHPNPNPLINNTQNLSKPKSQQHPINSSKPGKSLQILTDIRNRLKEEIRVIEHCLKVNSRKESPVFNPSNNHHCHNGIKHRIQRETPIFEPSEYAFHGYPHLRSEVYRESDRFRHLKRGSLKGKRGSYGSPIFEPVKGRFGDVFKTQIC; encoded by the exons ATGGGGAGAATTGGGTTTGAATCATTATTAGATTCTAAATCACAGTTGGTACTGGAAATTTGCTCCATTTCAACAACAAACCCCATTGCATGTTCTCACAGGCACCATATCAAACACCTTGTACAGTCACCTTTCATCGACTGGTATCGTCTCCTTGGA GTTGCAGAAGATGCCGGATCAGAGCTTATCAAAAGGCGTTATCATAAACTTG CTTTGCAACTTCATCCTGACAAGAATAAGCATCCAAAAGCTGATGTTGCCTTCAAGCTTGTCTCAGAG GCATATTCATGTCTTTCGGACAATGTAAAGAGAAGAGCATTCAACTCAGAGAGGTGGAAACACATCTGCACTGAATGCAGCAACAACAACCCACATCCCAACCCCAATCCATTGATTAATAACACACAAAACCTATCTAAACCTAAGTCTCAACAACACCCAATAAACAGTTCAAAACCTGGGAAATCACTGCAAATCTTGACAGATATAAGGAACAGATTGAAAGAGGAAATAAGGGTAATAGAACACTGCTTGAAAGTTAATTCCAGGAAGGAATCCCCAGTGTTCAAtccatcaaacaatcatcattgTCATAATGGGATTAAGCATAGGATTCAAAGAGAGACCCCTATTTTTGAACCTTCAGAGTATGCATTTCATGGCTACCCACACCTGAGGAGTGAGGTTTATAGGGAAAGTGATAGGTTTAGGCACCTGAAAAGAGGGAGTTTGAAGGGAAAGAGAGGGAGTTATGGCTCCCCAATCTTTGAACCAGTGAAAGGGAGATTTGGGGATGTTTTTAAGACCCAAATTTGTTAG
- the LOC108483356 gene encoding uncharacterized protein LOC108483356: MAAGTMATAAGAAVILYFVWLRKSEVKTDGVGSEEDEDLSKSSRSVKRRIVRRPAQAPATWLEAIATISETLRFTYSETLGKWPIGDLAFGINYLMRRQGNFEVASVYAGDNCVELKGEEIKKELNNLLRLLTLCRLFSKKPFPVFLDSAGYSEEDALLHKPKAGLMKPAFTIIRDENSKCFLLLIRGTHSIKDTLTAATGAVVPFHHSVLHDGGVSNLVLGYAHCGMVAAARWIAKLTAPCLLKAIAQYPDYKVKIVGHSLGGGTAALLTYILREHKEFAASTTCFTFAPAACMTWDLAESGKHFITTIINGSDLVPTFSAASVDDLRTEVTASSWLNDLRDQVERTKVLNVVYRSATALGSRLPSMATAKASVAGAGALLRPVSSSTKVVMKGAQNVAQAVVRSRSSLTSWSCIGPRRRNVVSGSNAKGDDMTEPSLKSKTSSKALVTEVVTAKQMQTVGGLDHNDTDEDEPLIEMDRGITMSTTDEFVGGELWYELEKELKRQESEVDLHGRAEEAAAAKEISEQENVITADVSSETRSAISSSDASENLRFYPPGRIMHIVAIPSSDAAVLDDHDGDGNGDGSNNGKVRIYETPRELYSKIRLSRTMINDHYMPMYKKMMELLIIELEKEEDCNFDVLQG, encoded by the exons ATGGCCGCCGGAACAATGGCGACGGCGGCGGGAGCGGCGGTGATACTATACTTCGTCTGGTTGAGGAAATCGGAAGTTAAAACCGACGGCGTAGGCAGCGAAGAAGACGAGGATTTATCGAAATCGAGCAGATCGGTAAAGCGGAGAATTGTTAGGAGACCAGCTCAAGCTCCCGCTACGTGGCTCGAAGCAATTGCTACGATATCGGAGACTCTCCGATTCACCTACTCGGAGACTCTTGGAAAATGGCCGATCGGCGATTTGGCTTTTGGCATTAATTATCTCATGCGGAGACAG ggAAATTTCGAAGTGGCAAGTGTATATGCAGGTGATAATTGTGTGGAACTTAAGGGTGAAGAGATTAAAAAGGAGTTGAATAATCTGCTAAGGCTGTTAACTCTTTGTAGGCTTTTTTCGAAGAAGCCATTTCCGGTGTTTTTAGACTCTGCAGGTTATTCAGAGGAAGATGCTCTTCTTCATAAGCCTAAAGCAGGG CTTATGAAACCAGCATTCACCATCATACGTGATGAAAATTCGAAGTGTTTCCTTCTATTGATACGTGGTACACACAGCATTAAAGATACACTAACAGCAGCAACAGGTGCAGTGGTGCCTTTCCACCATTCAGTTTTACATGATGGTGGGGTTAGCAACCTCGTCTTAGGATATGCGCATTGCGGAATGGTGGCTGCTGCTCGTTGGATTGCAAAGCTCACTGCCCCTTGCCTTCTCAAGGCTATTGCTCAATACCCTGACTACAAAGTTAAG ATTGTGGGGCATTCGCTTGGAGGTGGTACAGCAGCATTACTAACCTACATTCTTCGGGAACATAAAGAGTTTGCTGCCTCCACCACTTGTTTTACATTTGCCCCTG CTGCGTGTATGACATGGGATTTAGCGGAATCAGGCAAACACTTCATTACAACTATCATCAATGGGTCTGATTTGGTGCCTACTTTCTCAGCTGCTTCCGTTGATGATCTTCGCACCGAG GTTACGGCGTCCTCGTGGTTAAATGATTTGAGGGATCAAGTTGAACGAACCAAGGTTCTTAATGTTGTTTACCGTTCTGCTACTGCTCTGGGTTCACGTCTTCCCTCGATGGCTACTGCAAAAGCTAGTGTTGCCGGTGCTGGTGCCCTTCTCCGACCGGTTTCTAGTAGCACTAAG GTTGTCATGAAAGGTGCTCAAAATGTTGCTCAAGCTGTTGTAAGAAGCCGCTCATCTCTAACTTCATGGTCTTGCATTGGTCCTCGTCGTCGGAATGTAGTTTCGGGATCGAATGCTAAAGGCGATGATATGACCGAACCTTCATTAAAATCTAAAACAAGTTCCAAAGCTCTTGTGACTGAAGTGGTCACAGCAAAGCAAATGCAAACCGTTGGTGGTTTGGATCACAATGACACCGATGAAGACGAACCCCTAATTGAAATGGATAGAGGTATTACTATGTCTACCACAGACGAATTTGTGGGCGGTGAGTTGTGGTATGAACTTGAGAAAGAGCTTAAGAGGCAGGAGAGCGAAGTTGATCTTCATGGCCGTGCCGAAGAAGCTGCTGCGGCAAAAGAAATTTCGGAACAGGAGAATGTCATTACTGCAGATGTATCATCAGAAACTAGAAGTGCAATCTCTTCCTCGGATGCCTCAGAGAACCTCCGGTTCTATCCTCCGGGTAGAATTATGCATATTGTTGCCATTCCTTCATCAGATGCTGCTGTCCTAGATGATCATGATGGTGATGGCAACGGAGACGGGTCTAACAACGGTAAGGTTCGTATATATGAAACACCTAGAGAATTGTATAGTAAGATCCGGCTATCAAGAACCATGATTAATGATCACTATATGCCAATGTATAAGAAAATGATGGAATTGTTAATTATTGAACTTGAAAAAGAAGAGGATTGTAACTTTGATGTTTTACAAGGTTAA